CACGCCCTCTTCGTGACTGCGAACAGTTGCATTGTCCGGCTGGCGCAGGTTCAGGCGGTTGATCATCTGCTGGAAGCGCTCACGGTCTTCGGCACGATCGATCGCATCCGGCGTCGTTCCGATAATGGGCACACCCGCCGCCTCAAGGCCGCGCGCCAACTTCAGCGGCGTCTGGCCGCCGAACTGGACGATCACGCCCTTGGGCTTTTCGATATTCACGATCTCAAGCACGTCTTCGAGGGTAATCGGCTCGAAGTAGAGGCGGTCGGACGTGTCGTAGTCCGTCGATACCGTCTCCGGGTTGCAGTTGATCATGATGGTCTCGTAACCGTCCTCGCGCATGGCGAGGGCAGCGTGGACGCAGCAGTAATCGAACTCGATGCCCTGCCCGATCCGGTTGGGGCCACCACCGATCACGACGATCTTGTCGCGATCGGAAACGTCCGCCTCACACTCTTCCTCGTAGGTGGAATACATGTAGGCCGTATCGGATGCGAACTCCGCGGCACAGGTATCGACGCGCTTGTAGACCGGCCGGATATCCAGGTCATGACGATGCTTGCGCAAGCTCGCTTCGGAGATACTCAGCAGCTTGGCCAGGCGCGCATCGGAGAAGCCCTTACGCTTGAGACGGAACAGGGTCGCGTGATCGATGTCCGTCTTGCCGGCGGTCTTGAGCGCAGCCTCTTCCTTGATCAGGTCCTCGATCTGCACCAGGTACCAGGGATCGACATGGGTATGACGATAGACTTCGTCCACGGTCATACCCGCCCGGAAGGCGTCGCCGATATACCAGATGCGGCTGGCGCCCGGCACGTTCATCTCCTGGATCAGCGTTTCGCGGCCGTCCTGGGTATTGACGTCAACCATCTCTTCGAAGCCTTCGGAGCCTACTTCCAGGCCGCGCAGGGCCTTCTGCATGGACTCCTGGAAGGTACGACCGATTGCCATGACCTCACCCACGGACTTCATCTGGGTGGTCAGGCGCGCGTCCGCCTGCGGGAATTTCTCGAAGGTAAACCGGGGAATCTTGGTAACGACGTAGTCGATGCTCGGCTCGAACGACGCCGGCGTAATGCCGCCGGTGATGTCGTTGCGCAGCTCATCCAGCGTATAGCCAACAGCCAGCTTGGCCGCGACCTTGGCAATCGGGAAGCCGGTCGCCTTGGAGGCCAGTGCCGAGGAGCGGGAGACCCGCGGGTTCATCTCGATGACGACCATGCGGCCGGTTTCCGGATGAATACCGAACTGCACGTTGGAGCCGCCGGTTTCCACGCCAATCTCACGCAGGACCGCCAGGGAGGCGTTCCGCATGATCTGGTATTCCTTGTCGGTCAGCGTCTGCGCCGGCGCGACGGTGATGGAATCGCCGGTATGGACGCCCATGGCGTCGAAGTTCTCAATGGCACAAACGATGATGCAGTTGTCCGCCTTGTCGCGGACCACTTCCATCTCGTATTCCTTCCAGCCGATCAGCGATTCATCGATCAGCAATTCGTTGGTCGGTGACAGGTCCAGACCGCGCTCGCAGATTTCCTCGAACTCTTCGCGGTTATAGGCAATACCGCCGCCGGAACCGCCCATGGTGAAGGAAGGACGAATGATGCAGGGGAAACCGATGCTGTCGAGTACTTGCAGTGCCTCTTCCATTGAGTGGGCCATGGAGGCGCGCGGTGTCTCGAGGCCGATGGCCTTCATCGCTTTGTCGAAGCGATCACGGTCTTCGGCCTTGTCGATCGTGTCGGCGTTGGCACCGATCATTTCCACGCCGAACTCATTCAGAACACCGTGCTTTTCCAGATCCAGGGCGCAGTTCAGGGCCGTCTGGCCGCCCATGGTCGGCAGAAGCGCATCGGGACGCTCCTTTTCGATGATCTTGGAGACCGTTTTCCAGGTGATCGGCTCGATATACGTGGCATCGGCCATGGCCGGATCGGTCATGATCGTCGCCGGATTGGAGTTCACCAGGATCACCCGATAACCCTCTTCACGCAGCGCCTTGCAGGCCTGGGCCCCGGAGTAGTCGAATTCACACGCCTGCCCGATCACGATGGGGCCGGCGCCCAGGATCAGGATACTCTTGATATCAGTACGTTTTGGCATTTCGTCGTAAACCTGTCAGCAGCTTAAATCAGTCTTCAGCGCGTGCCGCGTCGGCGCGGCGGTCCTGGGCCCTCAGGCCGTCTTCGAGGCTGCCCCTTCATCCATCAGGCGGATAAAGGTATCGAACAGCGGCGCCACGTCGTGAGGACCCGGACTGGCTTCCGGATGGCCCTGGAAGCTGAATGCCGGTCGGTCTTTCCGGCGGACCCCCTGGAGAGTGCCGTCAAACAGGGATTTGTGGGTGGCGATCAGGTTTTCTGGCAGGCTGGACTCATCCACCGCGAAACCATGGTTCTGGCTGGTGATCATTACCGTGCCGTCTTCAAGATCCTGCACCGGGTGGTTGGCGCCGTGGTGCCCGTGCCCCATCTTATGGGTCTTGGCGCCACTGGCGAGCGCCAGCAACTGGTGACCGAGACAGATGCCGAACACCGGCACGTCGGTCTCGAGGATTTCGCCGATGGCCTTGATGGCATAGTCACAAGGCTCCGGATCGCCCGGACCATTGGACAGGAAAACCCCATCCGGATTCATCGCCAGCACCTCAGAGGCCGGGGTCTGCGGCGGCACAACGGTGATGTCGCAGCCACGGGAGGCCAGCATGCGCAGGATGTTGAACTTGATGCCGTAGTCGTAGGCGACAACGCGATACTTGGGCGCCGCCTGCTCGCCGTAACCTTCCGCCAGGGACCACGCAGTCTGGCTCCATTTGTAGCTGGTCTGGCTACCGGTCTCCCTGGCCAGGTCCATTCCCTTGAGCCCCGGGAAGGCCCGCGCCAGCTCCAGCGCCCGCTCTTCGGTCGCATCCGCGCCCGCTACGATGGCGCCGTTCTGGGAGCCTTTATCCCGCAGGATACGGGTGAGACGTCGGGTATCGATATCGGCAATTCCCACCACGTTGTTATCACGCAGGTAGACATCCAGCGGCCGCGACTGACGCCAGCTGCTGGCCAGCAAAGGCAGATCGCGGATAATCAGACCGGCGGCCTGGATACGATCGGACTCGACGTCCTCTTCATTGACACCGGTGTTGCCGATATGGGGATAGGTCAGCGTGACGATCTGGCGGGCATAGGATGGGTCGGTCAGGATTTCCTGGTAGCCGGTCATCGCGGTATTGAACACGACCTCGCCACTGGTTTCGCCGTCGGCGCCGATGGCGACCCCTTTGAACAGGCTACCGTCTGCGAGTGCAAGGATTGCGGGTGTACTCAAGGCTTGTATCCTCATCGAGTGGCGTATCGTTAGTTCCGAATCGGGCCTCTCCTGCCCCCACGGTCATTGACCCACGGGAACAGGTAACCCCAACGTCACGAACAGGATGGAACCTCTGATTCAGTCTATTGACCTTTCTGCAAGCCTCAATCCCAACTTCCAGGGTGAGCCGGAATTATCGCAGACTGAATCAGAGGTTCCCTAAGCGCAAATTCAGGTCGCAAAAAAGCGAGAGGGAGATTGTTACTCCGTCCCGCTTTTTTGATACTTAGCTTCGAACACTAAGTCATTTTCAAACTACGCTTGGTGCAGTTAAACCGCCTTATTGTAAAAAATTCGACCTATTCTGTCCACGACAAAAGCCGCCGAAGTGGCGGCATACGTGCTACCCCCGAGAACTCAGCTCTCCTGCTTGAGATTCAACACGTCCTGCATGTCGTAGAGACCTGCCGGCTTGTCCGCAAGCCAGAGTGCTGCACGCATGGCACCCTTGGCAAACGTCATACGACTGCTCGCCTTGTGCGTGATTTCCACGCGTTCGCCGATACCGGCAAACAGGACGGTATGATCACCCACCACATCGCCGCCCCGAATCGTCTCAAAACCAATCTCGGTGCGGGAGCGCTCACCGACAAAACCCTCACGGCCATAAACGGCGCATTCCTGCAGGTTGCGTCCCAGCGCGCCAGCCACCACTTCACCCATGCGCACCGCTGTGCCGGAGGGCGAGTCCTTCTTATGCCGATGATGGGCCTCGATGATCTCGACATCATAATCATCGCCCAACGCCTGGGCAGCGGTACGCAACAGGTTCAGAACCACATTTACGCCCACACTCATGTTGGGTGCGAACATGATGGGGACATCTTCGGCAGCCTGGCTTAACTCATTTTTTTCGGCCTCGTTCATGCCAGTGGTGCCGACCACCATTCTCTTGCCGTGCTCCCTACAAAACCGGGCGTTCTTCAGGGTCAGATCCGGGAAGGTGAAATCGACCAACACATCGAAATCGCCCTTGGCCTTTTCCAAGCCGTCGATCATAAGGACACCGGACTTGCCGACACCGCTCATTTCGCCGGCATCGACCCCGACCAGACTGCTGCCAGGCTCGACAATCGCCGCCCCCAACTCAAGACCGTCGGCCTCAGATACAGCCTCGATCAATACTTTGCCCATACGCCCGGCAGCGCCCATGATCGCTATTTTCATGGTGACCATCCTTCTGGTGACCCTTTTAAATTACTGTTCTGACTTGGTTGCCGTCCCGATACCGCAATGACATGCCACACGACCACATTGCCGCCGGCCACCGCTGACAGACCTCAGAACTTCATCTCGTCAAAGAAGCTTTTCACACCTTCGAACCAGGAGGTCTTACGGGGCGCATGGTTGTTGCCATTCTGACCATCGAGCGTCTTCTGGAATTCTTCCAGCAACTCTTTCTGCCGCTTGGTCAGGTTCACCGGCGTCTCTACGATAACCCTGCACAGCAGATCGCCGGATGGACCGCCGCGCACTGGCGTGACCCCCTTGTTCCGTAATCGGAACAGCTTGCCGGTCTGGGTTTCCGCCGGAATCTTCAGCTTGACGCGACCATCCAGCGTCGGCACCTCGAGCTCCCCGCCCAGCGTCGCATCAACGATGCTGATCGGCACTTCGCAGTACAGGTTACGGCCATCGCGGGTAAAGATGGAGTGCTCTTTAACTGCAACCTGGACATACAGGTCCCCAGCCGGGCCGCCATCCATTCCCATTTCGCCTTCACCAGACAGACGAATGCGGTCGCCGGTATCGACACCGGGCGGCACTTTGACAGAGAGCGTCTTGGGCTGCTCGACACGGCCCGCGCCATGACACTTCTTGCAGGGGTTCTTGATGACCTTGCCAGAACCACGACAGGTCGGGCAGGTCTGCTGCACGGCAAAGAAACCCTGCTGCATACGGACCTGCCCCATACCGGCACAGGTTCCGCACGTTTCCGCCTTGCTACCCTTTTCGGCGCCGGAACCATGGCAGAGGTCACACTCGACATGGCCGGGCACCTTGATCTGCACCGTCGTGCCCTTGACCGCTTCTTCAAGGTCCAGCTCGAGAGTGTAACGCAGGTCGGCACCGCGGTTGCTACGACCACGGCCACCACCAAAAATATCGCCAAAAACGTCGCCGAAGATATCAGAGAAGCTGGCACCGCCTCCGCCGAAGCCACCCGCGCCGGCCTGACCGTCCACGCCGGCATGGCCGAACTGGTCATAGGCGCTGCGCTTGCTCGCGTCAGCCAGGATCTCGTAGGCTTCACTGGCTTCCTTGAACTTGTTTTCAGCTTCCTTGTCATCCGGATTACGGTCCGGGTGATACTTCATCGCGAGCTTGCGATACGCGCGCTTTATTTCTTTCTCATCCGCGTCCTGCGAGACGCCGAGAACCTCGTAATAGTCGCGTTTGGCCATGTTCTGATACCCATTTCAGGCTCCACTTGCAGAGGAGCCTTGTGACAGCTTTACAACCGCGCCCGCCCGCTTCGGCGGCCGCAATTTATGATTCCATCAAACGCGCAAAACGCGGGAAGCTGGCTCCCCGCGTTTTGCGTACTTTCAAGAAGACCTCGCGCTTACCGCTTGTCTTCGTCTTTCACTTCTTCGAACTCAGCATCGACAGCGTCGTCGCTGCTGGACTTGGCGCTTTCTTCGCCTTCAGCCTGGGCTCCCGCCTGCTCGGCCTGATCGGCGTACATCTTCTGCGCCAGCTCGGAAGACGCTTCGGTCA
The window above is part of the Marinobacter nanhaiticus D15-8W genome. Proteins encoded here:
- the carB gene encoding carbamoyl-phosphate synthase large subunit: MPKRTDIKSILILGAGPIVIGQACEFDYSGAQACKALREEGYRVILVNSNPATIMTDPAMADATYIEPITWKTVSKIIEKERPDALLPTMGGQTALNCALDLEKHGVLNEFGVEMIGANADTIDKAEDRDRFDKAMKAIGLETPRASMAHSMEEALQVLDSIGFPCIIRPSFTMGGSGGGIAYNREEFEEICERGLDLSPTNELLIDESLIGWKEYEMEVVRDKADNCIIVCAIENFDAMGVHTGDSITVAPAQTLTDKEYQIMRNASLAVLREIGVETGGSNVQFGIHPETGRMVVIEMNPRVSRSSALASKATGFPIAKVAAKLAVGYTLDELRNDITGGITPASFEPSIDYVVTKIPRFTFEKFPQADARLTTQMKSVGEVMAIGRTFQESMQKALRGLEVGSEGFEEMVDVNTQDGRETLIQEMNVPGASRIWYIGDAFRAGMTVDEVYRHTHVDPWYLVQIEDLIKEEAALKTAGKTDIDHATLFRLKRKGFSDARLAKLLSISEASLRKHRHDLDIRPVYKRVDTCAAEFASDTAYMYSTYEEECEADVSDRDKIVVIGGGPNRIGQGIEFDYCCVHAALAMREDGYETIMINCNPETVSTDYDTSDRLYFEPITLEDVLEIVNIEKPKGVIVQFGGQTPLKLARGLEAAGVPIIGTTPDAIDRAEDRERFQQMINRLNLRQPDNATVRSHEEGVMAAREIGYPLVVRPSYVLGGRAMEIVYDEVELVRYMRNAVLVSNDSPVLLDHFLNAAIEVDIDAVSDGKDVVIGGIMQHIEQAGVHSGDSACSLPPYTLPKAVQDEMRETVRRMAIELEVVGLMNVQLAWQDDTIYVIEVNPRASRTVPFVSKAIGVSLAKVAARCMAGRSLAEQNFTDEVVPKYYAVKESVFPFNKFPAVDPILGPEMKSTGEVMGLGDSFDEAFAKAALASGERLPEKGTAFISVRDVDKGGAIKVAHDLIDAGFRVVATTGTAQALREAGIDVERVNKVREGRPHIVDAIKNGQIQLIINTTEGRKAISDSAQIRQSALQHKVTYTTTLAGGEAFCRAIKFGPERTVRRLQDLHAGI
- the carA gene encoding glutamine-hydrolyzing carbamoyl-phosphate synthase small subunit, with product MSTPAILALADGSLFKGVAIGADGETSGEVVFNTAMTGYQEILTDPSYARQIVTLTYPHIGNTGVNEEDVESDRIQAAGLIIRDLPLLASSWRQSRPLDVYLRDNNVVGIADIDTRRLTRILRDKGSQNGAIVAGADATEERALELARAFPGLKGMDLARETGSQTSYKWSQTAWSLAEGYGEQAAPKYRVVAYDYGIKFNILRMLASRGCDITVVPPQTPASEVLAMNPDGVFLSNGPGDPEPCDYAIKAIGEILETDVPVFGICLGHQLLALASGAKTHKMGHGHHGANHPVQDLEDGTVMITSQNHGFAVDESSLPENLIATHKSLFDGTLQGVRRKDRPAFSFQGHPEASPGPHDVAPLFDTFIRLMDEGAASKTA
- the dapB gene encoding 4-hydroxy-tetrahydrodipicolinate reductase, with the protein product MKIAIMGAAGRMGKVLIEAVSEADGLELGAAIVEPGSSLVGVDAGEMSGVGKSGVLMIDGLEKAKGDFDVLVDFTFPDLTLKNARFCREHGKRMVVGTTGMNEAEKNELSQAAEDVPIMFAPNMSVGVNVVLNLLRTAAQALGDDYDVEIIEAHHRHKKDSPSGTAVRMGEVVAGALGRNLQECAVYGREGFVGERSRTEIGFETIRGGDVVGDHTVLFAGIGERVEITHKASSRMTFAKGAMRAALWLADKPAGLYDMQDVLNLKQES
- the dnaJ gene encoding molecular chaperone DnaJ is translated as MAKRDYYEVLGVSQDADEKEIKRAYRKLAMKYHPDRNPDDKEAENKFKEASEAYEILADASKRSAYDQFGHAGVDGQAGAGGFGGGGASFSDIFGDVFGDIFGGGRGRSNRGADLRYTLELDLEEAVKGTTVQIKVPGHVECDLCHGSGAEKGSKAETCGTCAGMGQVRMQQGFFAVQQTCPTCRGSGKVIKNPCKKCHGAGRVEQPKTLSVKVPPGVDTGDRIRLSGEGEMGMDGGPAGDLYVQVAVKEHSIFTRDGRNLYCEVPISIVDATLGGELEVPTLDGRVKLKIPAETQTGKLFRLRNKGVTPVRGGPSGDLLCRVIVETPVNLTKRQKELLEEFQKTLDGQNGNNHAPRKTSWFEGVKSFFDEMKF